The Apis cerana isolate GH-2021 linkage group LG2, AcerK_1.0, whole genome shotgun sequence genomic sequence CGATCTATTAGTGCCTCGTCCATCATCGTTTGtgtcaattaattttctgttatctttgtaataataataataataataataatggataaCCAAGAGGAGGAAGCGATTAAGAGGAGATCGACGCAAAAACCGATCTATATCTCGaccgaagaggaggagaaatcTATATCGTGGTACAGTTGGATCTCCAACATGTTGTGTAAACCGTTTCGAAGGAAATGGAAGACTAACAGGATATACGTAAACGAGATACCTCCGTCGCTTGTGTCGGTGACACAGGTACCAGAAAAGTTGTGTGAAAcgtaattaaaagtttcttaGTACGATCTGCTATCTTTCCAAATCGATCGCATCTGTCAATTATTGATTTCTAAATTTGCTCATCCATTcgtaaatttcgatatatttatatcacaacatattttgtcttttcgtttaattataagtaatgataactttttttcttttttttactcttcctggaagaaaattttaaatgataaaagcacgtttatcgatttaattaatctctcCCATCTCTGGTGAAGATAAACGAAacgtgaaattaaaagaaatattattataggatGTTGCACTTACTCAGAATTTCGTTTCGCTGCGGTTGATTTATTCATCGATTCGAAAGAGGATTATTGTAGATGAAGTGCTGCTCGCCTCGTACTAGTCTTTGTTTTTGTATCGTATTTTGTATCGtagaatgaataaattgcATTACGATAAACGGTAAACTGGTTATAGATTAGTTATAGATTGTTTTTATCGGTTTATCGTCTTCgaaatgttcttttttttcgtggcAATAAATGATACAATCGTAcaacaacaatttttattgtgaTTACAATAGATGtgtatacaatatttacaaattgaaatatttgcaattgatctttccaaatttaatttcaaatttataatattttttcttccttctttacttttttttttttaatgatgattACGAAAAAGTTTCCCTCTCCACAAAGTTTCTTCGTGTTTCATCATTGCGCAAGCATGCCCCTTTGTTCAAAGATACACGTTCGCAAGAGATCTTGAGGATGAATCGAGATTCATTTCAACATCTCTTGATCAAACTGTACCTCTGTACTTGGAACGTTTCATGCGCTCAGAATAAAAGGCACGATAATGATATACATCCAACGTTCGATTGGACAAtcttgtttcgaaaaaaaaaaaataataataataagaaagaaagaaagaaagaaagaaagaaacaaaagtcATCTAGGACGATATTCTTTTAAGctgaatttagaaaattatcgtCTTGATCGAAAATGTTATCGAGATTGAAATAACGTACTcgttattaaaagagaaataaattcatcttaTTTCGCTGTTACGCCTCAACTTCAGATTCGTTTGTCTCTTTGCCGTGATCCTAACATGTATAGGTTATACAACAATTCCACGTATAAAATCAAGCGATACTTAGTCAAGTACGAATGCAAAACTCGAAATATCAAGATgggaatatacaaaaaaatttaaaagaatcggCCCGTGCACGTCGGCGGGCTAAAGTTCAGCGAGAATACGCCGAATTTCACAAGCCATTGTCACGTTTTGAACGTGATAGCGAGACAGTAGTACGTGCATAATTGAACGAATTagcaatattgttaaaaaagggggggaaggggagggagggaagaaaaataatggaaaagaaggaaatttagatcaaagaaaataatattcacattCGAGAAGATTAGattttctcaatatttcaaaatttgcgTGTCATTTGATTTCAGATAGGATCCCATGATACTGAACCCCATCCGTTAACGAACAGTGTTCCTAGTCTCATAAAAGTAAGTTACGTAACACGATCTATCAATGAGATTCAacatctaattattatatcttatcgatttgcaattattatattcagatATTACTGGTCTTCCCCAAAGATGATCAACAAATGGATATCCTTGCCACTACTTCGAGGCGTTTGGGATGGAGCGTGTCAGTTGCGAAAGACGCGGAAAAAGCACTCGAATTCTTCCAGGCTCGAGGCCACGAGTTAGTGATCATCGATCATCGGGGGCAACGCGCTGCAGAAGCTGACATTATTTGTAggtatggaaaattatttaaaaagaaaaaaaaaatgttaatcatACTAATTGaaagtacaaataaaaatattaaaaatcggaTATATTCGTTTCAGAGCAATCAGGGCTAGtcctttttattacaattccaTAATTATAGCTCTTGTAAAAAAATCGTAAGTTGAATCGAATTGAATCTTTTATActactcttctttcttttcgatcgatcttcgagttaatttttataaattatatgtatatgtaaaagGTATCTCATGCATAGCGAAAGTGAAAAAATCGTAACATTGGATTTACTGGAAATAGGATACACTAAAGTaagttttctaaaatatctttgGAAGATTTCGATTCTGATGAAACTGTATTATTTATCTTGGGCTCATTTTCAGACTTTAATGGAATGCGCTCACGAAAGAATCTTAATAAACGAATTAGTAGGAATTTATACTAGCGGAATATTACCGAGGACACAACTGGTTGCTGCCAACATGCTGTATATGGCTCTTGACAGATGTCGTGACATGATTCATGTGACggacgataaatatattatacaggtAAATGTTGCTCATCACTATTGCAACTATTgcggataaataattaacatctgtaatatttcaaatatttatcatgatatttctctttcaaaactcttttattataatttaaatatatttttctttgcttctAAAATTGTCTGtgtctaatttttattatacgtatCTCTTAtctctttttacttttacagtttgctaataaaattagtgaaaaaatattaggcTACAGGGTTATTGAACTTTGGGGCAAAAACATTAcagatttaattttgtatgataattttattcaaatggaGCAACATATAATCAAAGGCCGAGAATATGATGGGAATTTAAACTGTATTCGAAGAAACAATCAAATGGTAACAGTTAATTGCAGGGTGATACCTTTTGCCTATTTCAAGTGAGTCAAattggattatttaaaaaaaaaaaaaaaaaaaaaggaaaaaaaagaaaaatacgccTTTGTCTTTCTTTTACTTGTCTTCCCGTGTTTTCGAACATTTTCTTTCAGAAAACCGactcattatattttcatatatgatACAACATATTTGTCAGAAAATATTCAGCCCCTGCTTCAGCCCACTACTCATCCAAAAACTGTCGTTATAtctcaaaaaagaatatctgAAGTCAATTTCAAAGGAATTCAAGATGgtaatatttcaatcgaactattcgtattttatttttcgttttgatAAACTACTCGAGGCTAGAAATTAGGTTATCTGAAAACTACAAAcacttgcatttttttttattaatttgtcatCTTAATAGTGTTTATATTCGATATcacgataaagaaaatagaacaTTCGCATcacgttataaatttttcttattctcttttatttatcatcgaagtgataagttaaaatttcaattcatcgtattttaataattgtaaaattaattttcagttCGTAGACGGCTCAGTAAACGTGATTTACAAACTTTGCAATTAGAAGCACCCATTACAAAAGTGATCGGCCTCCTTACAGCCTCGATTAAAGAAGATACAGCGTCCGAGACGAAACTACAAATCGAGAAGGTATCGCATCAATTATGTCGTCCATTTCTTTCCACCAATTCTATTCCCacgtatattttgtttttaatacgaatcaattaattacaatgCAGGCGATTGATATTCTCAAAACTACCGAACTTTATTCACCAGTTTTTAAAGAACAAGGTGATCCAGCGGCCGATTTCATCGAGGCCTTAATTACAGTaatgttgaaaagaaaaattctctctttACAATCGCCAATTCATCTatgatttcgattttatttttaacgttattCGATATAGCCAAAAAAATCATGGGATGTTAAGAAACCATCGGTAGAATCAATTCGAGACACCCCTTCAAAAACATTAGCTGCCTCTACGCGTATGCAGATCAAAGGTTACAGGGGTCCTCAAGAAATTGCAGAAATTCTAGAGAAGTCTTTGGAATGGGATTTCGATATATTCAAGTTAGAAGTATTAACGGAAAAAAGGTATTCGattccaaagaaaaatttatgtataacttgttattttttttctttctcttagtgaattaacaataaatgttAAACGCATAATTGATCGATCCCTCTCGTTTTAGAGCGCTATTATTTTTGGGAATGACTATCATGAATCTATTTCGCGTCCCAGCTAGACTTGGTTGCgaggaaaaaattgtacaaaattgGTTAATTGTAATAGAAGCTAATTACGACAGTATGAATCGTTATCATAATTCAACACACGCTGCAGACGTATTGCAAGCTACTGCTATGTTCATGCAAACGGAAAGGCTGAAACAGGTTTTGGAACCTTTAGACGAAGTCGCAGCTTTGATTGCAGCTGCTGCTCACGATATTGATCATCCTGGTAGATCGAGGTAAGTCCAATTAATTCGATTGATCGATCAATActagaataattattcacaattatccagaatttagttattttatattgtatttatattctttagaatttttaatatcaaataattatttaatcgatttcaGTCAATTTCTGTGCAATTCTGATAACAAACTAGCGATCCTTTACAACGATTTGACCGTTCTTGAATCACATCATGCagcattaacatttaaattaacgtTATCAGACGATAATGTGAACATATTTAAAGtgagtttcaaaaattttcaaaaatcgtgaaaagaataaaataaaataaaatttatataaaattttatagaatctgGAAAGAGATACTTATAAACAGGTTCGCCAAAGTGTGATAGACATGATTCTAGCCACCGAGATGACGAAACATTTTGAACATCTCGCGAAGTTTATGAATGCCTTCAGCACAAGAATTCCAGAGATGTATATCGaagtaatgattatttttatatttttttctatatttattgtatataataattttcaaattcacgaAGCTATCttggcttttttttttaaataaatctattacaaaattaccTCTATTTGAATCCTTATAAACGTTCTCTCTAAAAATCTGAGTACAGGGTTCTCAGGATTTAGATATATCGGCTGCGATGCTACCAGAGAACATAATATTGGTGAAAAGAATGATAATCAAGTGTGCGGACGTGTCGAATCCTACTCGACCGTTGAAATATTGCGTCGAATGGGCCAGACGAATTGCAGAAGAGTATTTTAGTCAAGTACGTAATAACACATACGTttggtttcctttttttctttttagatttctttttaattaacaattattctttcttggCTAGACTAGATTGTGAGTTtacatatttagaaaattgttcACACATATCATATACTTGAAGAtgagtatatattaaattattttgatgcatatttatttcagaCTGACGAAGAAAAACAATTGCATCTTCCAGTAATGATGCCAATGTTCGACAGAATAACATGCTCGATACCAAGAGCGCAAATCGGTTTTATCGATTTCATTATCAACGACATGGTCGAGGCATGGGATGGTCAGTAACTCTTATATCTTGAATGCTTTATAAACGTATGTATTGTTATCatgaacataattttatttacagtaTTCATCAATATGCCGGAGATAGTGGGATTTATGagacaaaattatgataaatggaAAGAATATAACGTAAGTAATGATTGaatcttgaattttatttctatttttttttaattattctctccattttttacttctaaaatttattaaatttggttATGTTCTGAGAATAAAAcactacttttttttatcaataattaaaataattaaaaaatattaccatAATCACCATAAACATTCAccataaaagaattttctttctacaaACGAATTTTACTCACGCATTATAAATTGTCTTGtagtcttctttcttctttcactAATCTTCAAAAACttctaaattcaattatatttaaaaaaaaagcggattatttttatattaacaatttaaaaagttacacAAAGTTGTAaccatgaatatttattataaaaatttcttctttgaatgtgattaaattttactttaatttcttgaaatattttatattctttaattttcttcaatttactaataatttaataacatttctagaatgaaattgattattttttactaagaATTACATGAAAAACATTCTAATCACGAATATTTCAcacttcatttaataaaatttaattttacactcacttcttgaatttttatcttgattCTTGAATTCTTCTTACTTCTTTTGCTAATCTTTGTGAACTattgaattcaaatatattctaagaataataaatttttttttttgaacaattaaCTTATGTAAGTTAAAAACTATGCAATCACATATTTGttatgaaagatttttcttcatatttaattattcaattgtgCACTCATTTCTTGAATTCTATCCTTGGTTCttgaattgttttatattttcttcttacttCAATCACTAATCatcaaaatctaataaatttgattatgttgcaagaataatgataaacaaactttatatttttttatgaaaattagaagaaaattaaaaatttctcataatcacaaagatataaaaaatattataatatactataagaatgttttgttacttttttgttaataataggAGAAAGGCATAACAACTCTACAGGACATCGAAAAGATACAAGAAGCAATTCCTGAACTTAACCTACATTCTACGACCGTATGACCCATGGAAAAAAATCGCCTTTTTCATTTGTCCGTCCCAAAACGCAATAGTTTTGTGCAAgtgatttgtaaaatattcataatatttaaaaaatagagataaataaatacgttgtacagttgaaacttttttttttttagaaaatacacGTAATTCAACtatcttcattttattttattatatctaccCAGTTTCATAAAAATCCATCTATTTTTAGATTCGTGACACCACGGAACAAAATGGTTCgtcgttataaaattttgccttttcatttaactttttttctaaatgacGAAAAAACAGGCTACCGTATGTTTCCAATAATAAAACCGGAAGATCTTCAATCGtatgaaattgtatatttaattattaatattggatattaattattggatACGATTTTAACCGTAaaatcgtctttttttttcatttcctgTTCTATTTGATTCTGtactttttttctcaattcccAAATTCCGTATGCCTTTGTAGTAGAGTATTGGTTTAGACAAGATGGTGCCCATAATTTATTCTCGACCTCTAACTACGAGTCTGCTCTAAACTATAAAAAGAACGTCACGTTGAATTAAAGACTTTCACGTGGATGAGGCACATtcgtagaaatattaatttgcatttatcgACTTCAACTCCGATAATTCAAGGTaagtcaatatatttaatcgaatatttattaaagaagttacagtaaatagtaaatagattaatagacGAATAAATagacgaaatttaaaaaataaagttaaaaatcgataaaatttaaaactaacgAGTGTTCCTCATCAACATATTTTAAACAGTCGGTACTTTACGATTCTCTCAGTAGTGAGCAGACATCgtgaaaatacattaaattttatttaatatagaggaaataaaaaacgatactTTAGGTAACTGATTTGTAACTAAACTAGGATAAAGGCTAAAGTGACGCTACgatcattttgatttaaaaagaattctttgaaatgtgaaatatttcaaaatttaaaatacatccaatttaaaatattatttttaacatataatatgatatttatatttatattatattttgcattaaataattaagtagcGACACTGTGAGCCctaaatgttaattttctgATCTTATATTAACGTTAAGATTGTAGAACAATAGAAATACATCGGTTCAATAACCGCTTACCTAATATATCTCGAGATGCTCTTCTCAAATAGTTCAAAATGtatgaagaaatttcaaaCTCTAATCAGACCATATTGCGTTCAAGCACCGACCCCGTAGGGTGcactataaaaacaaatataaaaagccTCGTTTCATTTGTTCCGTAATCCTCTTTTAcgatcaaatttattacatatcttGTTTTTAAGTAGAAACACCTGGCGTCCGAAggaatcattaaaatcatgaaaacaGAAGGACCAGCGAGTAAAACAGTTAAATAGAAACGATcatggaagaaaaataatgttaccccccaaattttataatttaaattttctatcgttttctatatttaaaaacgttttcatagaataatttcatgaaataatattaaaattcgaaaaatcataaataaaatatttataataattcataaaaattgtaaaattttcacttcaatatattaaatattatattattgaaaataatatataggatattccacaatttattttaattgcataaatatcaaataactgTTCACTTTATTACTCttgttttactttatttataaaatcttcttattaaattcaattactaAATGTTGTTTAGTATAATTGatcattttaatgttaatacatttcatttgtatttttattgtaaaacaaaagtaatattgtggagaaaattttcaaaagctcAAACCAAAAATCTACTTTCAAAGAAAAActccatttaaaaaatccaaataaccaacttataaactataataccCACCGTAAATAATCCAACTTCTCAATCCATTCGTCTATTTTCATGTCATGTTGTAGATCgcaataatagaagaaatatgaTCAGTTGGTGGAATTGAATATTCGCTGCATCCAAACTCaacgaaaatttctttatgaatACGTTGagccattctttttttctttcttcaataatTCCATTCTTGAAAATTCATGTGTCTTCTTTGGTGAAAtggagaattttcaatttcgtagATGATATtgcaataatgatattattgccCTGAAATGCAAGAGTAAAGCCATCagtaaaaacaaaagataaaaaaaagaaaacattcataccaatttaatataaaaaattatatattaaaaatgaatataataattagttttctcatttatttaattcgaatcatgtaatgatttataactatgattaattcaaatgtaataatgtaCGAATTTTaagtaacaataatttataaatacacgataataagattaaagcatttcagaaatagaaaaatatgaaatgctTTCTGAAAAATCAGAAACCAGTGTTTTTTTTACCGGAAATGTACTTTCggtaaaataattgatcggAAGTAAGCGATTATCAATATTTGCAcaaatattcacaaaaaactaatataaatataagaaaaaaaataaaatgataagttttaatttaagtgaacttgaattattattcttataaaatataaatgaaaaaatagattataatagattatattataataggaATCATATAATAGGAAACATATTGAAGTTCAATATGAAACTTgtccaaataatttaataataattttttttttcgattgaaaAGCTggcctaaaaaatatatggtataacacaaaaaaaatagtcatgttaaaatatttttggtatagaattgaaatatcatacAGTTTTTTTTGAGGTTAGGTTTGAAAGCAATAACTACGTAGTTAGACATAAAGATTCTGTGAGACTAAAGTAAttaaagcatatatatatgtcattcttagaaatataaaatgatgaatataaatcttataaataaatcttataaatcttataaataacatacataaaaaaaaaatattggagatTAGGTTAGTAAGATCATTCAAATCaacatgattaaataaaaatttgaaatatattataaaacaaacaaCTTACAAGAAATGATGAATTAACTATAAACATAGTGGAGGAAGAAATTTTCACACTTCTGCACACTTTGAACGCCACTTCTGACTGCTCTGGAAACTGATTTACAAATGCGTTGAGCCACGCCGGGTGATCCTCTTATATAGGCATGTGGCGTCGCAGTGCTGAAAGTTCGAGAAATTGCACCGGCACCCGGTATTTAATGCgcattttcttttgatttatgattttaatactttttctatTGCTTATATAATAGTAACCGATATAATTGTGTTCTTCATATTACAAACTATTGTTCAATGATACTATCATTGCGATTTATTccgttttttgaaaaaaataaggaaaagcaAAGTATTGATCGACGAGATTTCTGGCACGTTCTCTTACCCAACCTCACCACGTCCCAATtcatacattttctttttggtatatatatttatcaggaaacaattcaaaataaagtataaacaacttacaaattatttataaaacattgttatttaaaattacaaaataaaattttaaaaaatatttttggaatattaatttaatagcatatgtatatttgaatgaaatttgaatttctcaaaattgaatttttctcttgttCTATATacttaacttaataattaaatgtaattaaagataattaaagataaatttttttattatttttttattattctgcatatgtacatatata encodes the following:
- the LOC107996681 gene encoding high affinity cAMP-specific and IBMX-insensitive 3',5'-cyclic phosphodiesterase 8 isoform X2, producing the protein MGCKSSVLECVEDTGEEKRKESDMMEQGFLFEKTEYDILRRKSSFEDVDDEKNADYSTLIGSHDTEPHPLTNSVPSLIKILLVFPKDDQQMDILATTSRRLGWSVSVAKDAEKALEFFQARGHELVIIDHRGQRAAEADIICRAIRASPFYYNSIIIALVKKSYLMHSESEKIVTLDLLEIGYTKTLMECAHERILINELVGIYTSGILPRTQLVAANMLYMALDRCRDMIHVTDDKYIIQFANKISEKILGYRVIELWGKNITDLILYDNFIQMEQHIIKGREYDGNLNCIRRNNQMVTVNCRVIPFAYFKKPTHYIFIYDTTYLSENIQPLLQPTTHPKTVVISQKRISEVNFKGIQDVRRRLSKRDLQTLQLEAPITKVIGLLTASIKEDTASETKLQIEKAIDILKTTELYSPVFKEQGDPAADFIEALITPKKSWDVKKPSVESIRDTPSKTLAASTRMQIKGYRGPQEIAEILEKSLEWDFDIFKLEVLTEKRALLFLGMTIMNLFRVPARLGCEEKIVQNWLIVIEANYDSMNRYHNSTHAADVLQATAMFMQTERLKQVLEPLDEVAALIAAAAHDIDHPGRSSQFLCNSDNKLAILYNDLTVLESHHAALTFKLTLSDDNVNIFKNLERDTYKQVRQSVIDMILATEMTKHFEHLAKFMNAFSTRIPEMYIEGSQDLDISAAMLPENIILVKRMIIKCADVSNPTRPLKYCVEWARRIAEEYFSQTDEEKQLHLPVMMPMFDRITCSIPRAQIGFIDFIINDMVEAWDVFINMPEIVGFMRQNYDKWKEYNEKGITTLQDIEKIQEAIPELNLHSTTV
- the LOC107996681 gene encoding high affinity cAMP-specific and IBMX-insensitive 3',5'-cyclic phosphodiesterase 8 isoform X1 is translated as MDNQEEEAIKRRSTQKPIYISTEEEEKSISWYSWISNMLCKPFRRKWKTNRIYVNEIPPSLVSVTQIGSHDTEPHPLTNSVPSLIKILLVFPKDDQQMDILATTSRRLGWSVSVAKDAEKALEFFQARGHELVIIDHRGQRAAEADIICRAIRASPFYYNSIIIALVKKSYLMHSESEKIVTLDLLEIGYTKTLMECAHERILINELVGIYTSGILPRTQLVAANMLYMALDRCRDMIHVTDDKYIIQFANKISEKILGYRVIELWGKNITDLILYDNFIQMEQHIIKGREYDGNLNCIRRNNQMVTVNCRVIPFAYFKKPTHYIFIYDTTYLSENIQPLLQPTTHPKTVVISQKRISEVNFKGIQDVRRRLSKRDLQTLQLEAPITKVIGLLTASIKEDTASETKLQIEKAIDILKTTELYSPVFKEQGDPAADFIEALITPKKSWDVKKPSVESIRDTPSKTLAASTRMQIKGYRGPQEIAEILEKSLEWDFDIFKLEVLTEKRALLFLGMTIMNLFRVPARLGCEEKIVQNWLIVIEANYDSMNRYHNSTHAADVLQATAMFMQTERLKQVLEPLDEVAALIAAAAHDIDHPGRSSQFLCNSDNKLAILYNDLTVLESHHAALTFKLTLSDDNVNIFKNLERDTYKQVRQSVIDMILATEMTKHFEHLAKFMNAFSTRIPEMYIEGSQDLDISAAMLPENIILVKRMIIKCADVSNPTRPLKYCVEWARRIAEEYFSQTDEEKQLHLPVMMPMFDRITCSIPRAQIGFIDFIINDMVEAWDVFINMPEIVGFMRQNYDKWKEYNEKGITTLQDIEKIQEAIPELNLHSTTV